A region of Flavobacterium album DNA encodes the following proteins:
- a CDS encoding glyoxalase: MNNRDTGLLALRGEAIGEILPQSGKEEIFQNKTLRPILKLQNDIFIESFINYVNKSKSDFYSLSTEKKMHFIDNAVHKDIKFRNALKGMVMAMFTIEEFREYILNSSNLNKRMMNLVIERLKDQVQLLAKPA; the protein is encoded by the coding sequence ATGAACAATCGCGATACGGGGCTATTGGCCCTCCGTGGAGAAGCAATTGGCGAAATACTCCCCCAGTCCGGCAAAGAAGAGATTTTCCAAAACAAAACGCTAAGGCCTATACTGAAGCTCCAGAACGACATTTTTATTGAGTCATTCATTAATTATGTAAATAAGTCTAAAAGTGATTTTTATTCGCTTTCAACCGAAAAGAAAATGCATTTTATAGACAATGCTGTGCATAAGGATATCAAGTTCCGCAATGCGCTAAAAGGGATGGTAATGGCGATGTTTACCATTGAAGAGTTTAGGGAATATATCCTTAACTCGTCAAACCTGAACAAACGCATGATGAACCTCGTGATAGAACGCCTGAAAGACCAGGTACAGCTGCTGGCAAAGCCGGCATAA
- a CDS encoding OmpA family protein translates to MKKVVLPLLMLCLSSAALKAQDAETTTSNDYNKWSIDGNFGTNKAGNPMTEGYHMNVTNLFHADLGFRYMFNTKFGLKLAGGYDVLNDDGSGSRTFKSTVIGINLQGYANLGRIMEFETWTKRLNLLGHMGVGVSQLTNQEREDGGFDGQDHLGNFLIGLTGQFRISNRVSLNADFTMINNFSQHKTWDGGPYQRTYQGFDSTLYNATIGLSVYLGKSGRQHADWFVAEPNADKLQDLENRLSELETMMNDSDKDGVPDYLDSEPNTITGVAVDSKGRTIDRNNNGVPDELETYLEQKDRDTSRKIDEKIAQQGVGLEKLINSGYVNVYFDTAKDKPNAQSVDGINFLITYLKQNPGKSADVIGYADEVGSSAYNKDLSRRRAENVKKILVDAGVNPANLNIVANGEQSLGNDSRTVRTVVRRVTFILK, encoded by the coding sequence ATGAAGAAAGTTGTACTCCCATTATTAATGCTTTGCCTTTCCTCTGCCGCGCTTAAGGCTCAGGATGCAGAAACTACTACCAGCAATGACTACAACAAATGGTCAATTGATGGTAATTTCGGTACAAATAAGGCAGGTAACCCAATGACTGAAGGTTACCATATGAATGTAACTAACCTGTTCCACGCTGATTTAGGATTCAGGTATATGTTTAATACCAAGTTTGGTCTAAAACTGGCCGGAGGGTATGATGTATTAAATGATGATGGTTCCGGTAGCCGTACTTTCAAATCAACAGTGATTGGTATTAATCTTCAGGGGTATGCAAATCTTGGGCGTATCATGGAGTTTGAAACATGGACAAAAAGACTTAATTTATTAGGCCACATGGGTGTTGGTGTTTCACAGCTGACAAACCAGGAGCGCGAAGATGGTGGTTTTGACGGGCAAGACCACTTAGGAAACTTCTTAATCGGTCTTACTGGGCAGTTCAGGATTTCTAACAGGGTTTCGCTTAATGCCGATTTTACAATGATAAACAACTTCTCACAGCACAAAACGTGGGATGGTGGCCCTTATCAGCGCACTTACCAGGGCTTTGACAGTACACTATATAATGCTACTATCGGTCTGTCTGTTTACCTTGGCAAAAGCGGAAGGCAGCATGCTGACTGGTTTGTTGCTGAGCCAAATGCAGACAAACTTCAGGATCTTGAAAACCGCCTAAGCGAGCTTGAAACAATGATGAACGACTCTGATAAAGACGGTGTGCCAGACTACCTTGACAGCGAACCAAACACTATTACAGGTGTAGCTGTTGACAGTAAAGGAAGGACTATAGACAGGAATAATAATGGTGTGCCTGATGAGCTTGAGACTTACCTTGAGCAAAAAGACAGGGATACTAGCAGGAAAATCGATGAGAAAATTGCACAGCAAGGTGTAGGTCTTGAGAAGCTTATAAATTCAGGCTATGTAAATGTGTACTTCGACACTGCTAAAGATAAGCCTAATGCACAATCTGTAGACGGCATTAACTTCCTTATCACTTACCTGAAACAAAACCCTGGCAAATCTGCTGATGTAATAGGATATGCTGATGAAGTAGGTTCTTCTGCATACAATAAGGATCTTTCAAGGAGAAGGGCTGAAAATGTTAAGAAGATATTGGTTGATGCAGGTGTTAACCCGGCTAACCTTAATATCGTAGCAAATGGCGAGCAAAGCCTTGGAAATGACTCAAGGACTGTACGTACAGTTGTAAGAAGGGTTACTTTCATACTGAAATAG
- a CDS encoding NAD-dependent succinate-semialdehyde dehydrogenase — MFSITNPFNKIFLSKYSYFSESQINTVLVNSEKASAAWRHTPIAERLKFIENLIFTLTKQQHLLAERCSLEMGKPITQSEAEVKKCITLCDYYLKNSENFLSVYEILTDADESFITYEPLGVILGVMPWNFPYWQVFRFAIPAIIAGNAVVVKHASNVAGCGILLEELFSEAGFPKGIYQNLLISGDQVEDVINNPIIRAVSLTGSEKAGAAVASAAAKQIKKAVLELGGSNAFIVCEDASLDDAVAVAVNARMQNTGQSCIAAKRFLVHNKVFDAFLEGFKKGVEALKPGDPMDKATEIGPMAREDLAIGIEKQVKDSVAMGAKLVTGGKRKDAFYDPTILIGVTTDMPVFKEEVFGPVAAIMAFDSFEEAVELSNKTNFGLGVTVFTNDIEGIKKKVHLFEEGAVFINAMVKSDPALPFGGVKRSGFGRELAENGLKEFVNVKTVYIK, encoded by the coding sequence ATGTTTTCTATAACCAATCCTTTTAACAAAATTTTTTTGTCAAAATATAGTTATTTTTCTGAAAGTCAGATTAATACTGTGTTAGTAAATAGCGAGAAGGCTTCTGCTGCATGGAGACACACACCGATAGCGGAGCGCCTAAAATTTATCGAAAATTTAATATTTACCTTAACAAAACAACAACATTTACTGGCAGAAAGATGCTCTTTGGAGATGGGCAAGCCCATAACCCAGTCAGAAGCAGAAGTAAAAAAATGCATAACCTTATGTGACTACTATCTAAAGAATTCTGAGAATTTTCTTTCAGTATATGAAATCCTTACAGACGCTGACGAGAGTTTTATAACATATGAGCCTTTAGGTGTGATTCTCGGTGTTATGCCATGGAACTTTCCATACTGGCAGGTTTTTCGTTTTGCGATACCGGCTATAATTGCAGGTAACGCCGTAGTTGTAAAGCACGCCTCTAATGTTGCGGGTTGCGGTATATTGCTTGAAGAGCTTTTCAGTGAGGCGGGTTTCCCTAAAGGCATTTACCAAAACCTGCTAATCTCCGGCGACCAGGTAGAAGATGTAATCAATAATCCCATAATCAGGGCGGTTTCCCTTACCGGAAGCGAGAAAGCGGGGGCGGCGGTAGCCTCTGCTGCAGCAAAGCAGATCAAGAAAGCAGTATTAGAACTCGGGGGCAGCAATGCTTTTATTGTTTGCGAAGATGCGAGCCTGGACGATGCTGTAGCGGTCGCTGTTAATGCAAGAATGCAGAATACCGGCCAAAGCTGTATTGCCGCCAAACGTTTTTTGGTACATAATAAAGTGTTCGATGCTTTTCTTGAAGGATTTAAAAAGGGTGTTGAAGCATTAAAGCCGGGCGACCCGATGGATAAAGCTACAGAAATCGGACCGATGGCGCGGGAAGACCTTGCCATAGGTATTGAGAAACAGGTGAAAGATTCTGTTGCGATGGGAGCAAAGCTTGTGACCGGCGGAAAAAGGAAAGATGCTTTTTACGACCCTACTATACTTATAGGTGTTACTACCGACATGCCGGTATTTAAAGAAGAGGTTTTCGGGCCGGTGGCTGCAATAATGGCTTTCGATAGTTTTGAAGAAGCGGTAGAGCTGAGCAACAAAACCAATTTCGGTCTGGGTGTTACGGTATTTACCAATGATATTGAAGGCATCAAAAAGAAAGTACACCTTTTTGAGGAAGGCGCCGTATTTATAAACGCTATGGTAAAGTCAGATCCAGCCCTTCCGTTTGGGGGTGTAAAGCGATCCGGCTTCGGGAGGGAACTTGCCGAAAACGGGCTCAAAGAGTTTGTAAATGTGAAAACGGTTTATATTAAATAA
- a CDS encoding alpha-ketoacid dehydrogenase subunit alpha/beta, whose protein sequence is MTETETKKSLSFEDFRAEVLNDYKIAITNRECSLLGRREVLTGKAKFGIFGDGKEVPQLAMAKAFKNGDFRSGYYRDQTFMMAIGQLTIQQFFAGLYGHSDLEHDPMSAGRQMGGHFATHSLDENGNWKNLTQQKNSSADISPTAGQMPRLLGLAQASKIYRNITGIENKTNFSINGNEVAWGTIGNASTSEGLFFETINAAGVLQVPMVMSVWDDDYGISVHARYQTTKENISEILKGFQRDENAKGYEIITVKGWDYPELVSAYERASEIARTEHVPVLMHVYQLTQPQGHSTSGSHERYKNADRLSWEAEYDCIAQMRKWMLENNIAGEDVLAAIDEQAKKDALEGKKAAWAAYVNPIKEEQKELVAILNSVAAQSDNKVFIEKQIADLSSIKEPIRKDLLITARKVLRMVVKENGKNALSQWITSYTEKIQPKYSSHLFSQSDKNVYSVKEVLPQYDENAEDVDGRMVIRNNFDAIFSKYPETLVFGEDCGNIGDVNQGLEGMQDKYGDFRVCDAGIREATILGQGIGMAMRGLRPIAEIQYLDYLLYAIQIMSDDLATLQYRTSGRQKAPLIIRTRGHRLEGIWHSGSPMGMIINAIRGIHVLVPRNMTKAAGFYNTLLETDEPALVIECLNGYRLKEKMPVNLGEFKTPIGVVETIKEGSDITLVSYGSTLRIVEQAAKELLEAGIDAEIIDVQSLLPFDINHDIVKSVAKTNRLLVIDEDVPGGASAFILQNILDEQNAYKHLDSKPETLTAKAHRPSYGTDGDYFSKPSAEDIYEKVYAIMHEAKPNDYTELY, encoded by the coding sequence ATGACCGAAACAGAAACTAAAAAATCGCTTTCTTTCGAAGATTTCAGGGCAGAAGTGCTCAACGATTATAAAATTGCAATCACCAACAGGGAGTGCAGCCTACTTGGCCGCCGCGAGGTACTGACGGGAAAAGCCAAGTTCGGGATATTTGGTGATGGTAAGGAAGTGCCACAACTTGCTATGGCAAAAGCCTTTAAAAATGGCGATTTCCGTTCGGGATACTACCGCGACCAGACGTTTATGATGGCTATCGGCCAACTGACTATACAGCAATTCTTTGCAGGGCTATACGGCCACAGCGACCTGGAGCATGACCCAATGTCGGCAGGCAGGCAGATGGGGGGGCATTTTGCCACGCACAGCCTCGACGAGAACGGCAACTGGAAAAACCTTACGCAGCAAAAAAATTCGAGCGCAGATATCTCCCCTACTGCCGGACAGATGCCAAGGCTTTTGGGATTGGCACAGGCCTCTAAAATCTACCGTAATATAACAGGTATCGAAAATAAAACCAATTTCTCTATAAACGGGAATGAAGTTGCCTGGGGGACTATTGGCAATGCCAGTACTTCTGAAGGGTTGTTCTTTGAGACTATCAATGCGGCAGGCGTACTACAGGTACCAATGGTAATGAGCGTATGGGATGACGATTACGGCATCTCGGTACACGCGCGCTACCAGACTACAAAAGAAAATATATCTGAGATACTGAAAGGCTTCCAGCGTGATGAGAATGCCAAAGGATATGAAATAATAACCGTAAAAGGCTGGGATTACCCGGAGTTAGTTTCGGCTTACGAAAGGGCTTCTGAAATAGCACGTACAGAGCACGTACCGGTACTGATGCACGTTTACCAGCTTACGCAGCCACAGGGCCACTCTACATCAGGGTCGCACGAGCGTTATAAAAATGCCGACCGCCTTTCTTGGGAGGCAGAATATGACTGCATAGCACAGATGCGTAAATGGATGCTGGAAAATAACATTGCCGGCGAAGATGTATTGGCAGCTATTGACGAGCAAGCTAAAAAAGACGCGCTTGAAGGTAAGAAAGCTGCATGGGCCGCATATGTAAACCCTATTAAAGAGGAACAAAAAGAGCTTGTTGCGATACTGAACAGCGTTGCTGCGCAAAGCGACAACAAAGTATTTATTGAGAAACAAATAGCCGACCTTTCCTCTATTAAAGAGCCTATACGGAAAGACCTTTTGATCACTGCGAGAAAAGTGTTGCGTATGGTCGTGAAGGAAAACGGTAAAAACGCGCTTTCGCAATGGATTACTTCTTATACAGAGAAGATACAGCCAAAGTACAGCTCGCACCTGTTCTCACAATCGGATAAAAATGTGTACTCTGTTAAAGAAGTGCTGCCGCAGTATGATGAAAATGCCGAAGATGTCGATGGCCGCATGGTTATCAGGAACAACTTCGATGCTATTTTCAGCAAGTACCCTGAAACGCTTGTTTTTGGTGAGGACTGCGGAAACATTGGCGATGTTAACCAGGGGCTTGAAGGTATGCAGGACAAATACGGCGATTTCCGCGTATGCGATGCCGGTATCCGTGAAGCTACCATACTTGGCCAGGGAATCGGGATGGCTATGCGTGGCCTCCGCCCTATCGCCGAGATTCAGTACCTTGACTACCTGCTATATGCCATACAGATAATGAGCGACGACCTTGCCACACTTCAATACCGTACTTCCGGCAGGCAGAAAGCACCGCTTATCATCCGTACACGCGGCCACAGGCTCGAAGGTATCTGGCACTCAGGCTCGCCAATGGGCATGATCATCAATGCTATTCGCGGTATCCACGTGTTGGTACCAAGGAATATGACCAAAGCCGCAGGTTTCTATAATACCTTATTAGAAACCGATGAGCCTGCACTGGTAATTGAGTGCCTAAACGGCTACCGCCTAAAAGAAAAAATGCCTGTCAACCTTGGGGAATTCAAAACACCTATCGGCGTGGTAGAAACTATAAAAGAAGGAAGTGACATCACACTTGTTTCTTACGGCTCTACCCTTCGCATTGTTGAGCAGGCTGCAAAAGAGCTTCTTGAGGCAGGTATTGATGCCGAAATAATCGATGTACAATCTTTGCTGCCATTTGATATCAACCATGACATTGTAAAAAGCGTAGCTAAAACCAACAGGCTGCTTGTTATTGATGAGGATGTGCCGGGAGGTGCTTCAGCCTTTATATTACAGAACATACTCGATGAGCAAAATGCCTATAAGCATCTTGACAGCAAACCGGAAACGCTTACTGCCAAAGCACACAGGCCGTCCTATGGTACCGACGGGGATTATTTCTCTAAACCATCTGCCGAAGATATTTATGAAAAGGTGTATGCTATCATGCACGAGGCGAAACCGAACGACTATACTGAATTGTATTAA
- a CDS encoding aminopeptidase: MKLTKSYFLFLLMLSGLLQAQHQNRLFADVDYSARVIRIRQEIVFKNQSADTLQEFILNDWNNAYSNKETPLAKRFSDEYIRAFHLAKEDDRGSTTIYSVIDQNGRSLNWKRPDKHPDLLELQLAGPIYPNHEFKFTFTYEVKIPNDRFTRFGYDDKGIFTLKDWYVAPARTEGNKFVRYSNENLDDIANALADYELTLTVPEGTFVTCDLYQGNKTQKDTNEEYYFIGKGRMGFNLILEKKNTFEVYTNAIAEVSCNLKDNGVTDIQKAVVIDDIVKFTSENLGPYPHGKIMVSQAEYDRNPVYGLNQLPSFLRPFPDAFIYEIRFLKTYLNVYLKNTLRLDPRKDNWIYDAIQMQLMMKYINQYHPDQTMMGTLSGVGILKGHNLFNIKFNEQYDYLTLLMARKNLDQPIGNPKSTFIKFNEQIAGKYKAGLCMNYLDDYLGKGITDQAVAEFYKLNTTTRKTDREDFEAILKSKTDKDINWFFDTVIDTRKLIDYKFGEVHKNKDSVTVTVKNVTGTNVPVSIYGLKKGNVVFKQWVENVSTDSTFTLARQDADRLALNYNNEIPEYNRRNNWRKLGGFFPNNKPLKFTFFQDVEDPRYNQLFYVPSFSFNIYDGVSPGLRFHNKSMLEKPFIFDVNPVYSIKTGQLIGSASLMYNQYIRDQQLYNIRYTVSGSTFHYAPDASYIKFTPGVQFRIREDDYRENKKQAIILRQVLVNREKSQFVATTDQTENYSVFNARYSKFESEITRHYNFYTDVQLANSFGKLSGEIQYRRLFNDNRRINLRLFAGTFMYRNTSSDFFSFALDRPTDYMFDYNYYGRSESTGLFSQQFIMAEGGFKSKLPTRYANQWMTTANASFNIWNWVEVYGDAGLFKNHFAGAKFVYDSGIRLNLVPDYFELYFPVYSSNGWAFRQQEAYSTKIRFVVTISPGTLINLFTRKWF, translated from the coding sequence GTGAAGCTTACAAAGTCTTATTTCCTTTTCCTCCTTATGCTATCAGGATTGCTGCAGGCACAGCACCAAAACAGGCTGTTTGCCGATGTGGATTACAGTGCCAGGGTTATCAGGATAAGGCAGGAGATCGTATTTAAGAACCAGTCAGCTGACACGCTGCAGGAATTTATCCTGAACGACTGGAACAACGCGTATTCCAACAAAGAAACGCCTTTGGCCAAACGCTTTTCTGACGAATACATAAGGGCTTTCCATTTGGCTAAGGAAGACGACCGCGGCAGTACTACAATCTATTCGGTTATTGACCAAAATGGCCGGTCACTGAACTGGAAACGGCCCGATAAGCATCCCGATCTTCTTGAGCTACAACTGGCTGGGCCTATTTACCCGAACCATGAGTTTAAGTTCACTTTTACTTATGAGGTTAAAATACCTAATGACCGGTTTACCAGATTCGGGTATGATGACAAAGGTATTTTCACACTGAAAGACTGGTACGTCGCCCCTGCCCGAACCGAAGGGAATAAGTTTGTTCGGTACAGCAATGAAAACCTTGACGATATTGCCAATGCCCTTGCTGATTATGAGCTTACGCTTACCGTACCTGAAGGCACCTTTGTAACCTGCGACCTTTACCAGGGCAATAAAACACAAAAGGATACTAATGAGGAATACTACTTTATCGGCAAGGGTCGTATGGGCTTTAACCTTATATTGGAAAAGAAAAACACGTTCGAAGTCTATACGAATGCCATTGCCGAAGTAAGCTGCAATTTAAAGGATAATGGCGTAACCGATATACAAAAGGCAGTCGTCATAGATGACATCGTAAAATTTACCTCCGAAAACCTCGGGCCGTACCCACATGGAAAAATAATGGTCAGCCAGGCAGAGTATGACCGCAACCCGGTTTATGGGCTCAACCAGCTCCCCTCCTTTCTCAGGCCGTTTCCTGATGCGTTTATTTACGAAATACGATTCCTGAAAACCTACCTGAATGTTTACCTGAAAAACACACTCCGCCTCGACCCGCGGAAAGACAACTGGATATATGATGCCATCCAGATGCAGCTGATGATGAAGTATATCAATCAGTACCACCCTGACCAAACCATGATGGGGACACTATCGGGTGTGGGCATCCTTAAAGGGCATAACCTGTTCAACATCAAATTCAACGAGCAGTACGATTACCTTACATTGCTTATGGCGAGAAAAAACCTCGACCAGCCTATCGGCAACCCGAAAAGCACCTTCATAAAATTCAACGAGCAGATAGCCGGTAAATATAAGGCCGGGCTTTGCATGAACTACCTTGACGATTATCTCGGCAAAGGTATCACCGATCAGGCAGTCGCCGAATTTTACAAACTGAACACTACCACCCGGAAAACCGACAGGGAAGATTTTGAAGCCATCCTTAAATCGAAGACGGATAAGGATATTAACTGGTTTTTTGATACCGTTATCGATACCCGAAAGCTGATCGATTATAAATTTGGTGAGGTACACAAGAATAAAGACTCTGTAACGGTAACTGTAAAGAATGTAACGGGTACCAACGTACCGGTTTCGATTTACGGGCTTAAGAAAGGCAATGTGGTTTTCAAGCAATGGGTGGAGAATGTCAGTACCGATAGTACTTTTACCCTAGCCCGCCAGGATGCCGACAGGCTTGCACTCAATTACAATAATGAGATACCCGAATATAACCGCCGTAACAACTGGCGAAAACTGGGCGGTTTTTTTCCGAACAATAAACCTTTAAAGTTCACTTTTTTCCAGGATGTGGAAGACCCGCGCTACAACCAGCTTTTTTATGTACCGAGCTTTAGCTTTAATATTTACGACGGAGTATCGCCTGGGCTTCGCTTCCATAACAAATCGATGCTGGAGAAGCCTTTTATTTTTGATGTCAATCCTGTTTATTCCATTAAAACAGGTCAGCTTATCGGGTCGGCCTCACTAATGTATAACCAGTATATCCGCGATCAGCAGCTTTACAATATACGGTATACCGTATCAGGTTCGACCTTTCACTATGCACCCGATGCAAGCTACATTAAGTTCACGCCTGGAGTGCAGTTCCGCATAAGGGAAGATGACTATCGTGAAAACAAAAAACAAGCGATTATATTACGCCAGGTATTGGTGAACAGGGAGAAATCACAGTTTGTGGCTACTACCGACCAAACCGAAAACTATTCAGTATTCAATGCCCGCTATAGTAAATTTGAGTCGGAAATAACAAGGCATTATAATTTCTATACCGATGTGCAGCTGGCCAATTCTTTCGGTAAGCTGTCAGGAGAAATACAGTACAGGAGGCTTTTTAACGATAACCGCCGTATCAACCTCAGGCTTTTTGCAGGAACGTTCATGTACAGGAATACCAGCTCCGACTTTTTCAGCTTTGCGCTGGACAGGCCTACAGATTATATGTTTGATTACAACTATTATGGGCGTTCTGAATCTACAGGCTTATTCAGCCAGCAATTCATTATGGCGGAGGGCGGCTTTAAATCGAAGCTGCCAACACGTTATGCCAACCAGTGGATGACAACGGCCAACGCCAGCTTTAATATCTGGAACTGGGTAGAGGTATATGGCGATGCCGGCTTGTTTAAAAACCACTTTGCCGGTGCGAAATTTGTATACGATAGCGGTATCCGCCTTAACCTTGTGCCGGATTATTTTGAATTGTATTTCCCTGTATATTCAAGCAATGGATGGGCATTCCGCCAGCAGGAGGCGTATAGCACCAAGATACGCTTTGTAGTGACGATCAGCCCGGGTACACTGATCAACCTTTTCACGAGGAAGTGGTTCTAG
- a CDS encoding TIGR00730 family Rossman fold protein gives MSKEKYNSEDEWIHEGLKQKPWNEIRSNDSWAIFKIMAEFVNGFDTMAKIGPCISIFGSARTKPEDKYYLLAEKIAEKIANAGYGVITGGGPGIMEAGNKGASRGIAPSVGLNIELPFEQHFNPYIDHDKNLNFDYFFVRKVMFVKYSQGFVVMPGGFGTLDEMFEAITLIQTKKIAKFPIILVGTEFWSGLLDWIKTVMIERYHNANPDDLNLIRIVDTEDEVLEVIENFYKKYSLSPNF, from the coding sequence ATGTCGAAAGAGAAATACAATAGTGAGGATGAATGGATCCACGAAGGGCTGAAGCAAAAGCCGTGGAACGAAATACGGAGCAACGACTCATGGGCGATTTTTAAGATAATGGCGGAGTTTGTGAATGGTTTTGATACGATGGCCAAGATCGGCCCGTGCATTTCGATATTCGGGTCGGCGCGCACCAAGCCGGAAGATAAATATTACCTGCTTGCCGAAAAGATCGCTGAGAAGATCGCCAATGCCGGATATGGTGTAATAACAGGCGGCGGCCCGGGTATCATGGAAGCCGGAAACAAGGGGGCAAGCCGTGGTATAGCGCCATCGGTAGGGCTTAATATTGAGCTGCCTTTCGAACAGCATTTTAACCCGTATATCGACCATGACAAGAACCTTAACTTCGATTACTTCTTTGTAAGGAAGGTAATGTTCGTAAAATATTCGCAGGGATTTGTGGTAATGCCGGGCGGTTTTGGTACGCTGGATGAAATGTTCGAGGCGATAACCCTGATACAAACCAAGAAAATCGCTAAATTCCCAATCATATTGGTAGGAACCGAATTCTGGAGCGGCCTGCTGGACTGGATAAAAACAGTCATGATAGAGCGCTACCACAATGCTAACCCTGACGACCTTAACCTTATCAGGATAGTAGATACTGAAGACGAAGTGCTTGAAGTAATCGAAAACTTCTATAAGAAATACAGCCTTAGCCCGAATTTTTAA